One window of Watersipora subatra chromosome 3, tzWatSuba1.1, whole genome shotgun sequence genomic DNA carries:
- the LOC137391782 gene encoding dnaJ homolog subfamily C member 7-like isoform X1 yields the protein MESKVKIMCRRIDIANAESLKQNGNELYKQKKYMEALEMYSQAIRLLPCAAYYGNRSATYMMLNKYNDALADAQEATSIDKEFTKGYQREGKCLLALGNPVAAIQSFNKSLVIEPNNQTLIAERESALKMKEHEEEAHRHYSSGDFRRALFCISQCLNTAPNAVSYRLFKAECFAFLSKYTEASDIVNTILAVDNRNADALFVRGLCLYYGDEIDKAQQHFKHVLRMNPDHTKAKDTYKKSKCLIQKKEEGNAAFKSGDHQKAYELYTDALSIDPYNKLTNAKLYCNRATTSTKLQNLQQAVDDCNKAIELDEKYVKAFTRRAATYTGLEMYEEAVRDYETVQKLEPSQQNARAVKDAKLELKKSKRKDYYKILGVDKNVTDDMLRKAYRKRAMLHHPDRHCNDTPEKQKEEEKIFKDVGEAYAVLSDPKKRSRYDSGADLEEGMGSGFGDFDATNLFQMFFQGGAPDFGGGFEGFGGSHRRQHQRSGFPGGGYQFHF from the exons ATGGAGAGTAAAGTCAAGATTATGTGCCGACGGATTGATAT AGCAAACGCAGAGAGTCTCAAACAAAATGGCAATGAACTAtataaacagaaaaaatatATGGAGGCATTGGAAATGTATTCCCAGGCGATCAGATTGCTGCCTTGTGCTGCTTACTATGGCAACCGAAGTGCCACATACATGATGCTCAACAAATATAATGATGCCCTCGCTGATGCACAGGAGGCAACATCAATCGACAAAGAATTCACAAAA GGATATCAACGAGAGGGCAAGTGTTTACTAGCATTAGGAAATCCTGTTGCTGCAATACAAAGTTTCAACAAATCACTTGTGATCGAACCAAACAACCAAACACTAATAGCTGAG CGAGAATCAGCATTGAAAATGAAGGAGCACGAAGAGGAAGCACACCGCCATTATTCCTCTGGAGACTTTAGAAGG GCGTTATTCTGTATCAGTCAATGTTTGAACACAGCTCCCAATGCTGTGTCATACAGACTTTTTAAAGCAGAGTGCTTTGCATTCCTCTCGAAATACACTGAAGCCTCTGACATAGTCAA CACTATATTGGCAGTTGATAACAGGAATGCTGATGCCTTGTTTGTTCGAGGCCTTTGTTTGTACTACGGTGACGAGATCGACAAAGCTCAGCAGCATTTTAAACACGTTCTTAGAATGAATCCTGATCACACAAAAGCAAAAGACACATACAAA AAATCGAAATGTTTAATACAAAAAAAAGAAGAGGGCAATGCCGCTTTCAAGTCCGGTGATCACCAGAAAGCATACGAACTCTACACAGATGCTCTTAGTATAGACCCATACAACAAACTAACAAACGCTAAACTATACTGCAACAGAGCCACTACAAGCACCAAG CTTCAAAACCTTCAGCAAGCTGTAGATGATTGTAACAAGGCAATAGAGCTGGACGAAAAATATGTCAAGGCTTTCACTCGTCGAGCAGCTAC ATATACAGGCCTAGAAATGTATGAAGAAGCCGTAAGGGACTACGAAACTGTACAAAAGCTGGAACCGAGCCAAC AAAATGCAAGAGCAGTCAAAGATGCAAAATTGGAACTTAAAAAAAGCAAGAGGAAAGACTACTATAAGATATTAGGTGTAGATAAGAACGTAACTGATGATATGCTCAGGAAAGCCTACAGGAAACGGGCAATGCTTCATCACCCTG ATCGACACTGTAATGACACACCTGAAAAGCAAAAGGAAGAGGAAAAGATATTTAAAGACGTGGGTGAGGCATATGCAGTACTGAGTGACCCCAAGAAAAGGTCCCGCTATGACAGTGGTGCCGATCTTGAGGAGGGAATGGGCAGTGGTTTTGGAG attttgaTGCAACAAACCTGTTCCAGATGTTTTTCCAAGGAGGTGCTCCTGATTTTGGTGGAGGGTTTGAAGGATTTGGTGGTAGCCATAGACGACAACATCAGCGTAGTGGTTTTCCTGGAGGGGGTTACCAATTCCATTTCTAG
- the LOC137391781 gene encoding centrosomal protein of 76 kDa-like isoform X2: MQRTEGNIEHELKGAIKSYLSQVDVDARLQQALAGGYTKAAVENDLLGDLEQSGFIDELIDEFNINSDMKRRKKLPETRAHPNINYLRRQLLVQVHTGKAFTSHLLDQPTLPGHTPPTYTLHLSFRGQRFRSQPTPCSDEPNIRESFLLELHLNDNKDKMLDVTELLSIGDKIHMVLVKTDPNSDTHLISSQYLEYRTVLSSPTGKRSLSVEMMGIGTESSISVGIIELTMSIIPQPDVLPPEVIEEQLKMEKSYQAERDRLFLVYTKQWWREFLQIRPLHSSRLVKLYAQDENQVNRPVCSYVQPLRCGRLLENPRQAARFVSLIKYNKPAVVGSGERTEQWCSLHSLLAANRGDVENHACLLASILLGYGLNAYVCLGTKNKSSPHAWVVTIGPEDGAVTFWESLSSNRYIHKAPTVNGMLLNPPPTPKHPYRTVGCVFNHKSFYANVQTSDEVTFADFDLENTGLWKSMTTDAISSVCSPSVSWMAMPPLQRPLYDASTESNKMEIELRHMVSEYREGEGLSTAFDDQCSYMLSMALSAYETERITGQPFGNEEFSQSVTYSIPEGHTFKAYPIHFPYVNARRSFAAVIKSKTCSDVLLCRGDHVKLAVRVCVYPYPESAVATWIMFACRYQSIM; encoded by the exons ATGCAGCGCACAGAAGGTAACATTGAGCACGAGTTGAAAGGAGCAATAAAGTCATATCTCTCGCAG GTAGACGTGGATGCCAGACTGCAGCAAGCTTTAGCTGGTGGTTACACAAAAGCAGCTGTTGAAAATGATCTTCTGGGTGATCTTGAGCAATCTG GATTTATTGATGAGCTGATTGATGAGTTTAACATTAATTCTGACATGAAGAGGCGTAAAAAGCTACCAGAAACTCGAG CTCACCCCAACATCAACTACCTGAGGCGCCAGTTATTGGTGCAAGTGCACACTGGGAAAGCTTTTACCAGCCATCTTCTTGATCAGCCGACTCTTCCAGGACACACACCACCTACATACACTCTGCACCTCTCATTCAGGGGTCAAAGGTTCAGGAGTCAACCGACTCCCTGCTCTGATGAGCCCAACATAAGGGAGAGCTTTCTACTCGAGCTCCACCTCAATGATAACAAAG ATAAAATGTTGGATGTTACGGAGCTTCTATCTATTGGCGATAAAATTCACATGGTGCTTGTTAAGACAGACCCTAACAGCGACACTCATCTCATCTCTTCCCAATATCTCGAATATAGAACTGTCCTCAGCTCTCCAACAGGCAAACGCTCGCTCTCCGTCGAAATGATGGGAATAG GCACAGAAAGCTCCATATCTGTGGGCATTATTGAACTCACAATGAGTATAATACCGCAGCCAGATGTGCTGCCTCCCGAAGTCATCGAAGAACAGCTTAAGATGGAGAAGAGCTACCAAGCGGAACGTGACAGGCTTTTTCTCGTCTATACGAAGCAATGGTGGAGGGAGTTCCTCCAGATTCGACCCTTGCATTCATCTCGACTAGTCAAACTATATGCTCAG GATGAAAACCAGGTGAATCGGCCAGTCTGTTCCTATGTACAGCCCTTGCGTTGCGGTCGTCTTCTTGAGAATCCAAGGCAGGCCGCTCGATTTGTGTCTCTTATAAAGTACAACAAGCCGGCAGTGGTTGGCAGCGGGGAGAGAACTGAACAGTGGTGCTCCTTGCATTCATTGCTTGCCGCTAATAGAGGG GATGTAGAGAATCATGCCTGCCTCCTTGCAAGTATCTTGCTTGGATATGGACTCAACGCATATGTCTGCCTTGGAACCAAGAACAAGTCATCCCCACACGCGTGGGTGGTGACTATTGGCCCCGAAGACGGAGCTGTTACCTTTTGGGAAAGTCTTTCTTCTAACAG ATATATACACAAAGCTCCAACAGTAAATGGGATGCTTCTAAATCCACCTCCTACGCCAAAGCATCCATATCGGACTGTTGGATGTGTCTTCAATCACAAATCCTTCTACGCAAATGTCCAG ACAAGTGATGAGGTGACATTTGCTGATTTCGACCTTGAAAACACCGGCCTCTGGAAATCCATGACTACAGATGCCATCTCTTCTGTTTGTTCTCCATCTGTATCGTGGATGGCTATGCCACCACTACAGAGGCCTCTCTATGATGCCTCTACAGAAAGCAATAAGATGGAGATAGAACTGAGGCACATGGTATCCGAGTATAGAGAAGGGGAAGGCTTGAGTACTGCGTTCGATGACCAGTGCTCCTACATGCTCAGTATGGCCTTGTCCGCTTACGAGACGGAGCGGATCACAG GGCAGCCATTCGGTAATGAGGAATTCAGCCAATCAGTAACCTACTCCATTCCAGAAGGCCACACATTCAAGGCTTATCCTATCCATTTCCCCTATGTGAATGCTAGAAGGTCATTTGCTGCTGTGATCAA GTCCAAAACATGCTCGGATGTGCTATTATGTAGAGGAGACCATGTAAAACTTGCTGTCAGGGTTTGTGTATATCCATATCCAGAATCTGCAGTGGCAACATGGATAATGTTCGCCTGTCGATATCAAAGCATCATGTGA
- the LOC137391782 gene encoding dnaJ homolog subfamily C member 7-like isoform X2, producing MEPELMETDALEILPDAGLEEPQANAESLKQNGNELYKQKKYMEALEMYSQAIRLLPCAAYYGNRSATYMMLNKYNDALADAQEATSIDKEFTKGYQREGKCLLALGNPVAAIQSFNKSLVIEPNNQTLIAERESALKMKEHEEEAHRHYSSGDFRRALFCISQCLNTAPNAVSYRLFKAECFAFLSKYTEASDIVNTILAVDNRNADALFVRGLCLYYGDEIDKAQQHFKHVLRMNPDHTKAKDTYKKSKCLIQKKEEGNAAFKSGDHQKAYELYTDALSIDPYNKLTNAKLYCNRATTSTKLQNLQQAVDDCNKAIELDEKYVKAFTRRAATYTGLEMYEEAVRDYETVQKLEPSQQNARAVKDAKLELKKSKRKDYYKILGVDKNVTDDMLRKAYRKRAMLHHPDRHCNDTPEKQKEEEKIFKDVGEAYAVLSDPKKRSRYDSGADLEEGMGSGFGDFDATNLFQMFFQGGAPDFGGGFEGFGGSHRRQHQRSGFPGGGYQFHF from the exons AGCAAACGCAGAGAGTCTCAAACAAAATGGCAATGAACTAtataaacagaaaaaatatATGGAGGCATTGGAAATGTATTCCCAGGCGATCAGATTGCTGCCTTGTGCTGCTTACTATGGCAACCGAAGTGCCACATACATGATGCTCAACAAATATAATGATGCCCTCGCTGATGCACAGGAGGCAACATCAATCGACAAAGAATTCACAAAA GGATATCAACGAGAGGGCAAGTGTTTACTAGCATTAGGAAATCCTGTTGCTGCAATACAAAGTTTCAACAAATCACTTGTGATCGAACCAAACAACCAAACACTAATAGCTGAG CGAGAATCAGCATTGAAAATGAAGGAGCACGAAGAGGAAGCACACCGCCATTATTCCTCTGGAGACTTTAGAAGG GCGTTATTCTGTATCAGTCAATGTTTGAACACAGCTCCCAATGCTGTGTCATACAGACTTTTTAAAGCAGAGTGCTTTGCATTCCTCTCGAAATACACTGAAGCCTCTGACATAGTCAA CACTATATTGGCAGTTGATAACAGGAATGCTGATGCCTTGTTTGTTCGAGGCCTTTGTTTGTACTACGGTGACGAGATCGACAAAGCTCAGCAGCATTTTAAACACGTTCTTAGAATGAATCCTGATCACACAAAAGCAAAAGACACATACAAA AAATCGAAATGTTTAATACAAAAAAAAGAAGAGGGCAATGCCGCTTTCAAGTCCGGTGATCACCAGAAAGCATACGAACTCTACACAGATGCTCTTAGTATAGACCCATACAACAAACTAACAAACGCTAAACTATACTGCAACAGAGCCACTACAAGCACCAAG CTTCAAAACCTTCAGCAAGCTGTAGATGATTGTAACAAGGCAATAGAGCTGGACGAAAAATATGTCAAGGCTTTCACTCGTCGAGCAGCTAC ATATACAGGCCTAGAAATGTATGAAGAAGCCGTAAGGGACTACGAAACTGTACAAAAGCTGGAACCGAGCCAAC AAAATGCAAGAGCAGTCAAAGATGCAAAATTGGAACTTAAAAAAAGCAAGAGGAAAGACTACTATAAGATATTAGGTGTAGATAAGAACGTAACTGATGATATGCTCAGGAAAGCCTACAGGAAACGGGCAATGCTTCATCACCCTG ATCGACACTGTAATGACACACCTGAAAAGCAAAAGGAAGAGGAAAAGATATTTAAAGACGTGGGTGAGGCATATGCAGTACTGAGTGACCCCAAGAAAAGGTCCCGCTATGACAGTGGTGCCGATCTTGAGGAGGGAATGGGCAGTGGTTTTGGAG attttgaTGCAACAAACCTGTTCCAGATGTTTTTCCAAGGAGGTGCTCCTGATTTTGGTGGAGGGTTTGAAGGATTTGGTGGTAGCCATAGACGACAACATCAGCGTAGTGGTTTTCCTGGAGGGGGTTACCAATTCCATTTCTAG
- the LOC137391781 gene encoding centrosomal protein of 76 kDa-like isoform X1, with the protein MQRTEGNIEHELKGAIKSYLSQVDVDARLQQALAGGYTKAAVENDLLGDLEQSGFIDELIDEFNINSDMKRRKKLPETRDENKPSVAHPNINYLRRQLLVQVHTGKAFTSHLLDQPTLPGHTPPTYTLHLSFRGQRFRSQPTPCSDEPNIRESFLLELHLNDNKDKMLDVTELLSIGDKIHMVLVKTDPNSDTHLISSQYLEYRTVLSSPTGKRSLSVEMMGIGTESSISVGIIELTMSIIPQPDVLPPEVIEEQLKMEKSYQAERDRLFLVYTKQWWREFLQIRPLHSSRLVKLYAQDENQVNRPVCSYVQPLRCGRLLENPRQAARFVSLIKYNKPAVVGSGERTEQWCSLHSLLAANRGDVENHACLLASILLGYGLNAYVCLGTKNKSSPHAWVVTIGPEDGAVTFWESLSSNRYIHKAPTVNGMLLNPPPTPKHPYRTVGCVFNHKSFYANVQTSDEVTFADFDLENTGLWKSMTTDAISSVCSPSVSWMAMPPLQRPLYDASTESNKMEIELRHMVSEYREGEGLSTAFDDQCSYMLSMALSAYETERITGQPFGNEEFSQSVTYSIPEGHTFKAYPIHFPYVNARRSFAAVIKSKTCSDVLLCRGDHVKLAVRVCVYPYPESAVATWIMFACRYQSIM; encoded by the exons ATGCAGCGCACAGAAGGTAACATTGAGCACGAGTTGAAAGGAGCAATAAAGTCATATCTCTCGCAG GTAGACGTGGATGCCAGACTGCAGCAAGCTTTAGCTGGTGGTTACACAAAAGCAGCTGTTGAAAATGATCTTCTGGGTGATCTTGAGCAATCTG GATTTATTGATGAGCTGATTGATGAGTTTAACATTAATTCTGACATGAAGAGGCGTAAAAAGCTACCAGAAACTCGAG aTGAAAACAAGCCCTCTGTAGCTCACCCCAACATCAACTACCTGAGGCGCCAGTTATTGGTGCAAGTGCACACTGGGAAAGCTTTTACCAGCCATCTTCTTGATCAGCCGACTCTTCCAGGACACACACCACCTACATACACTCTGCACCTCTCATTCAGGGGTCAAAGGTTCAGGAGTCAACCGACTCCCTGCTCTGATGAGCCCAACATAAGGGAGAGCTTTCTACTCGAGCTCCACCTCAATGATAACAAAG ATAAAATGTTGGATGTTACGGAGCTTCTATCTATTGGCGATAAAATTCACATGGTGCTTGTTAAGACAGACCCTAACAGCGACACTCATCTCATCTCTTCCCAATATCTCGAATATAGAACTGTCCTCAGCTCTCCAACAGGCAAACGCTCGCTCTCCGTCGAAATGATGGGAATAG GCACAGAAAGCTCCATATCTGTGGGCATTATTGAACTCACAATGAGTATAATACCGCAGCCAGATGTGCTGCCTCCCGAAGTCATCGAAGAACAGCTTAAGATGGAGAAGAGCTACCAAGCGGAACGTGACAGGCTTTTTCTCGTCTATACGAAGCAATGGTGGAGGGAGTTCCTCCAGATTCGACCCTTGCATTCATCTCGACTAGTCAAACTATATGCTCAG GATGAAAACCAGGTGAATCGGCCAGTCTGTTCCTATGTACAGCCCTTGCGTTGCGGTCGTCTTCTTGAGAATCCAAGGCAGGCCGCTCGATTTGTGTCTCTTATAAAGTACAACAAGCCGGCAGTGGTTGGCAGCGGGGAGAGAACTGAACAGTGGTGCTCCTTGCATTCATTGCTTGCCGCTAATAGAGGG GATGTAGAGAATCATGCCTGCCTCCTTGCAAGTATCTTGCTTGGATATGGACTCAACGCATATGTCTGCCTTGGAACCAAGAACAAGTCATCCCCACACGCGTGGGTGGTGACTATTGGCCCCGAAGACGGAGCTGTTACCTTTTGGGAAAGTCTTTCTTCTAACAG ATATATACACAAAGCTCCAACAGTAAATGGGATGCTTCTAAATCCACCTCCTACGCCAAAGCATCCATATCGGACTGTTGGATGTGTCTTCAATCACAAATCCTTCTACGCAAATGTCCAG ACAAGTGATGAGGTGACATTTGCTGATTTCGACCTTGAAAACACCGGCCTCTGGAAATCCATGACTACAGATGCCATCTCTTCTGTTTGTTCTCCATCTGTATCGTGGATGGCTATGCCACCACTACAGAGGCCTCTCTATGATGCCTCTACAGAAAGCAATAAGATGGAGATAGAACTGAGGCACATGGTATCCGAGTATAGAGAAGGGGAAGGCTTGAGTACTGCGTTCGATGACCAGTGCTCCTACATGCTCAGTATGGCCTTGTCCGCTTACGAGACGGAGCGGATCACAG GGCAGCCATTCGGTAATGAGGAATTCAGCCAATCAGTAACCTACTCCATTCCAGAAGGCCACACATTCAAGGCTTATCCTATCCATTTCCCCTATGTGAATGCTAGAAGGTCATTTGCTGCTGTGATCAA GTCCAAAACATGCTCGGATGTGCTATTATGTAGAGGAGACCATGTAAAACTTGCTGTCAGGGTTTGTGTATATCCATATCCAGAATCTGCAGTGGCAACATGGATAATGTTCGCCTGTCGATATCAAAGCATCATGTGA